The Chlorocebus sabaeus isolate Y175 chromosome 16, mChlSab1.0.hap1, whole genome shotgun sequence genome window below encodes:
- the LOC103247496 gene encoding LOW QUALITY PROTEIN: large ribosomal subunit protein uL3 (The sequence of the model RefSeq protein was modified relative to this genomic sequence to represent the inferred CDS: inserted 1 base in 1 codon), producing the protein MSHRKFSAPRHGSLGFLPRKRSSRHRGKVKSFPKDDPSKPVHLTAFLGYKAGMTHIVREVDRPGSKVNKKEVVEAVTIVETPPVLVVGIXGYVETPRGLRTFKTVFAEHISDECKRRFYKNWHKSKKKAFTKYCKKWQDEDGKKQLEKDFSSMKNYCQVIRVIAHTQMRLLPLRQKKAHLMEIQVNGGTVAEKLDWARERLEQQVPVNQVFGQDEMIDVIGVTKGKGYKGVTSRWHTKKLPRKTHRGLRKVACIGAWHPARVAFSVARAGQKGYHHHTEINKKIYKIGQGYLIKDGKLIKNNASTDYDLSDKSINPLGGFVHYGEVTNDFVMLKGCVVGTKKRVLTLRKSSLVQTKRRALEKIDLKFIDTTSKFGHGCFQTMEEKKAFMGPLKKDRIAKEEGA; encoded by the exons ATGTCTCACAGAAAGTTCTCCGCTCCCAGACATGGGTCCCTCGGCTTCCTGCCTCGGAAGCGCAGCAGCAGGCATCGCGGGAAGGTTAAGAGCTTCCCTAAAGATGATCCGTCTAAGCCGGTCCACCTCACAGCcttcctgggatacaaggctggcaTGACCCACATCGTGCGGGAAGTCGACAGGCCAGGATCTAAGGTGAACAAGAAGGAGGTGGTGGAGGCTGTAACCATTGTGGAGACGCCACCCGTGTTGGTTGTGGGCA GTGGCTACGTGGAAACCCCTCGAGGCCTCCGGACCTTCAAGACTGTCTTCGCTGAGCACATCAGTGATGAATGCAAGAGGCGTTTCTATAAGAACTGGCATAAATCTAAGAAGAAGGCCTTTACCAAGTACTGCAAGAAATGGCAGGATGAGGATGGCAAGAAGCAGCTGGAGAAGGACTTCAGCAGCATGAAAAACTACTGCCAAGTCATCCGTGTCATTGCCCACACCCAGATGCGCCTGCTTCCTCTGCGCCAGAAGAAGGCCCACCTGATGGAGATCCAGGTGAACGGAGGCACCGTGGCCGAGAAGCTGGACTGGGCCCGCGAGAGGCTCGAGCAGCAGGTACCTGTGAACCAGGTGTTTGGGCAGGATGAGATGATCGACGTCATCGGGGTGACCAAGGGCAAAGGCTACAAAGGGGTCACCAGTCGTTGGCACACCAAGAAGCTGCCCCGCAAGACCCACCGAGGTCTGCGCAAGGTGGCCTGTATTGGAGCATGGCATCCTGCTCGTGTGGCCTTCTCTGTGGCACGTGCTGGGCAGAAAGGCTACCATCACCACACTGAGATCAATAAGAAGATCTATAAGATTGGCCAGGGCTACCTTATCAAGGATGGCAAGCTGATCAAGAACAATGCTTCCACTGACTATGACCTGTCTGATAAGAGCATCAATCCTCTGGGTGGCTTTGTCCACTATGGTGAAGTGACCAATGACTTTGTCATGCTGAAAGGCTGTGTGGTGGGAACCAAGAAGCGGGTGCTCACCCTCCGCAAGTCCTCGCTGGTGCAGACGAAGCGGCGGGCTCTGGAGAAGATTGACCTTAAGTTCATTGACACCACCTCCAAGTTTGGCCATGGCTGCTTCCAGACcatggaagagaagaaagcatTCATGGGACCACTCAAGAAAGATCGAATTGCAAAGGAAGAAGGAGCTTAA